A DNA window from Helianthus annuus cultivar XRQ/B chromosome 15, HanXRQr2.0-SUNRISE, whole genome shotgun sequence contains the following coding sequences:
- the LOC110912771 gene encoding rhodanese-like domain-containing protein 7: protein MIMTEKPLINSDIPMQSLPFVTCYRTPPLLFHTLKMLSSSSPNPNPSSTSMNINPSSSSTRSTNLLPLFSNPHTPHITCKTLPQAVTVSNGFSSFSSCAAVNPVSVSGIDEDESVQLVVVSFYKFAEFPDHADLRKPLKDLCEKLYISGGIILAPEGINGSICGIRKSVEQVLDFIQSDDRLKGLRQIESPVSPEEEAIHHGHTSSSPLAAGEDAPFRWDHVRVKLKKEIVSLGMPSVSPNERVGTYVSPDEWNSLISDPDTVVIDVRNDYETRIGKFKGAVDPRTTAFREFPSWVDDQLSGKQNEGQKSPPRVAMYCTGGIRCEKASSFLLSKGFKEVYHLQGGILKYLEEVPKTESLWEGECFVFDKRVSVKHGLVPGNFKLCYGCKKPVSDADMESPEWEYGVTCPYCYASKSEEEKERARARQRQFEEWGVIGGPDKGRRPTKTRDANNTGGAQMSRSA from the exons ATGATAATGACAGAAAAGCCCCTAATTAATTCAGATATTCCAATGCAATCTCTTCCCTTTGTTACCTGCTACAGAACACCTCCTCTACTCTTTCACACGCTGAAAATGTTATCGTCTTCTTCACCAAACCCTAACCCTAGCTCCACCTCCATGAACATCaatccatcatcatcttcaactagATCCACTAATCTTCTTCCATTGTTCTCCAATCCACATACTCCTCACATCACCTGCAAAACTTTACCTCAAGCCGTTACGGTTTCCAACGGTTTTTCGTCGTTTTCGTCGTGTGCGGCGGTTAATCCGGTTTCGGTTTCTGGAATCGATGAGGATGAATCGGTTCAGCTCGTGGTAGTGTCGTTTTATAAGTTTGCTGAGTTTCCTGACCATGCTGATTTGCGTAAACCGTTGAAAGACCTGTGCGAGAAGCTG TACATTTCAGGTGGCATCATTCTTGCACCAGAGGGAATCAATGGCAGCATATGTGGCATCCGGAAATCAGTTGAGCAAGTTCTTGACTTTATTCAGTCTGATGATCGCTTAAAGGGTCTCCGACAAATAGAGTCACCTGTAAGCCCTGAAGAAGAAGCTATCCACCATGGACATACAAGCAGTTCTCCACTCGCTGCTGGAGAAGATGCACCGTTTAGATGGGACCATGTGAGGGTGAAACTTAAAAAAGAG ATAGTTTCGCTTGGAATGCCGTCTGTATCACCTAATGAAAGAGTTGGGACTTATGTCAGCCCAGATGAGTGGAATTCATTGATCAGTGATCCAGATACG GTTGTTATTGATGTGCGCAATGACTATGAAACAAGAATTGGCAAGTTTAAAGGGGCAGTTGATCCACGTACCACAGCTTTCAGGGAGTTCCCATCATGGGTCGATGATCAATTATCTGGCAAACAAAATGAGGGACAGAAATCTCCACCTCGTGTTGCAATGTATTGTACAGGTGGTATTCGCTGTGAAAAAGCCTCAAGTTTCCTTCTCAGCAAAGGGTTTAAAGAG gtCTACCATTTACAAGGTGGGATACTCAAATACCTAGAGGAAGTCCCCAAAACCGAGTCTCTTTGGGAGGGCGAGTGCTTTGTGTTTGACAAACGAGTTTCCGTCAAGCACGGGCTGGTGCCGGGAAACTTCAAACTATGCTACGGCTGCAAGAAACCCGTGAGCGACGCTGACATGGAATCGCCAGAGTGGGAATATGGTGTTACGTGTCCCTACTGTTATGCTTCAAAATCCGAGGAAGAGAAAGAACGCGCTAGAGCAAGACAAAGGCAGTTTGAAGAATGGGGCGTGATCGGTGGGCCCGACAAAGGTCGTAGGCCAACTAAAACAAGGGATGCTAACAACACGGGTGGTGCTCAAATGTCAAGGTCGGCGTGA